Within Candidatus Bipolaricaulota bacterium, the genomic segment GGGAAGCGGCCGCTCGTGTACGAACGTGGGCAGGTCTCCGACCACTTCTTCGATCTCTCCGACGAGGAACCGGGCGAGGTCGGTGACATGGACCGCCGTGTCCCCGAGGGCACCGGAACCGGCTCTCTCCTTATCGAACCGCCAGGTGAACGGGATCCCCGGATCGAGCCCCCAGTCCTGGAGGTAGAGGGCGTGGAACTGCCGCACCTCCCCGATCGCGCCGTCGTCGATCAGCTTCTTGGCGAGCCGGATCGCGGGAAAGAACCGATAGTTGAAGCAGATCATGTGGGGGACTTCGGCCTCCTCGACTGCGGCGAGCATCCGCCTTGCTTCAGCAAGGTCGCGTCCGAGCGGCTTCTCGCAGAAGACCGCCTTGCCCGCCTGCGCCGCCTGGATCACGATCTCGGCATGAAGGTCGTTCGAGACGCAGATATCGACCAGGTCGATATCATCGCGAGTGACGGCGTCGTGCCAGTCGGTCGTGTGCTCCTCCCATCCGAACCGGCGCGCGAATTCCGCAAGAGCTGCTTCATCCCGACCGCAGGCGAGCCGCAACCGCGGGACAAGCGGGGGAGCGAAGAACGCCCGTACCTGGCGGTACGCGTTCGCGTGTGCCCGTCCCATGAACCGCTGTCCGATGAGCGCAATGTTGATCTCGTTGATCATTCAACCTCCTCTAGGCAGGTTCCCCCACGCGGCAATGATATTGCGCAGGCCGGTGACGAACCAATTGTAGTAATTCTGCCAATCGTCTGCCTCCCGGTACTTGCGGAGCGCGACCTCGACGCGCGCCCGCGCCATCCGCTCGCCGTTACGATCGCCGTCCTGGTACTGAACGATTCGGAACGTGTCCTCGCGACGGGCGAGCCGCGCCCAGGCGTCCCGGGACGGCGGCGGCGGAATCGCCGAGACGATATTCCAAAACTGCGCGATGTCGGAAGAGTCACCTTTACCAGAATTGATCGCCCAGGCATCCTGAGACGGGGGTGGCGGAATCGCCGAGACGATATTCCAAAACTGCGCGATATCGGAAGAGTCACCTTTACCAGAATTTATCTTGCCCAGCAGTGATCGCGCCGCTGACGGGAGGACCGGATCGAGAAGCCACGCGCACAGGGAGAGGCGTTCCAACCGCGCCTCGTAGAGGGTGCGGTCGCTATCGCTCAGCTTTACGTCGTGCAATGACGCCCGCCAGCCGGGAGCGATCGTCGCTGCTTCCTGCGACCACTCCGCGGCGAACGCGGGGAGCCGCGCCAGCAGGCCGGCCTTCCCATCACGCTCCACCAGGTAGTGGACCACGCTCGTTCCGACATCGTACCACAGAGGAGGGGGGACATCCTCCAACTTGCCTCCGGATTGGGCCCATGCCGCAGCGACGGCCTCCCAACGGCGGTGGTCGCCGCACAGGGAATGCGCGGTGTAGTCAGCGATCCCTTCTCTGATCAGCGGGGGCAACGAACCAAAGTCGGTCCCTTCGTACCGGCACACAAGCTCGGTCAACCAGTGGGTGAGCTCGTGCGTGAGGACGAACCGCCAGTCGTCCGTGCGGGTCAGGATGATGTCCGATCCCGAAGAAAGGATCGGGATCAGGCTCGCACTCGGTCCGGTCAGTTTCTCCAACGTGAGCTCGCGCGGCGAGATGGGTGGCCCGTAGAGTCCGATGAACGAGTAGTCCCCGCATGCGGCGTTCATCGACTCCCAATCGGGATAGACCCCGATGATCAATGGATGAACCCTCTTCCCGTTCCAACTCGGAGCCGGGAGGATGAGGATATCGTTCGAGTTCGCCTCCGGAACAGGG encodes:
- a CDS encoding Gfo/Idh/MocA family oxidoreductase; translation: MINEINIALIGQRFMGRAHANAYRQVRAFFAPPLVPRLRLACGRDEAALAEFARRFGWEEHTTDWHDAVTRDDIDLVDICVSNDLHAEIVIQAAQAGKAVFCEKPLGRDLAEARRMLAAVEEAEVPHMICFNYRFFPAIRLAKKLIDDGAIGEVRQFHALYLQDWGLDPGIPFTWRFDKERAGSGALGDTAVHVTDLARFLVGEIEEVVGDLPTFVHERPLPDGAGTGRVTVDDAALFLARFQHGASGVFETTRVATGRKNFMHLEVDGSRGSVHWNAEEPNVLWFYSLDDPKELRGFRRILATEPEHAYAKNWWPPGHTLGYEHSFVHAVYELLTAIAEGRNPAPSFHDGVRAQAVLEAVARSVKTRAWVPVEE